One Drosophila santomea strain STO CAGO 1482 chromosome X, Prin_Dsan_1.1, whole genome shotgun sequence DNA segment encodes these proteins:
- the LOC120456944 gene encoding uncharacterized protein LOC120456944 yields MSYTNLLRQQNVVDDCQRVSCNRNPTATLSGRCVLSRDIVIGCRMEQCDPDMPYMLEPTWGVYLRAGRDCGDLSRFVRRVTFKMSPRLPLRLHVADSAPFEIGEVLGTDFPVEVQVQYTDARMSATSYIFRPRVVREGHAGICEEVLDKMIFVNPTPSMRQSLMPVLAPPSATASGPSSARDSSQSAMELPVPERPGERKEQDREQVGDVARSPQPPAKQLKNRLSVGVPHPPIGHQKPKWAEGTNGTEK; encoded by the coding sequence ATGAGCTACACAAACCTACTGCGCCAGCAGAATGTGGTGGACGACTGCCAGCGAGTGAGCTGCAATCGCAATCCCACGGCCACGCTCTCCGGCCGCTGTGTGCTCAGCCGGGACATCGTGATCGGCTGCCGGATGGAGCAGTGCGACCCGGACATGCCCTACATGCTGGAGCCCACGTGGGGCGTCTATCTGCGCGCCGGTCGCGATTGCGGCGACCTGTCGCGCTTCGTGCGGCGTGTCACGTTCAAGATGTCGCCGCGCCTGCCGCTGCGACTGCACGTGGCGGACAGCGCTCCGTTCGAGATCGGCGAGGTCCTGGGCACCGACTTTCCCGTGGAGGTGCAGGTGCAGTACACGGACGCCCGCATGTCCGCCACCTCGTACATCTTCCGGCCGCGGGTGGTGCGCGAGGGTCACGCCGGCATCTGCGAGGAGGTCCTGGACAAGATGATCTTCGTCAATCCCACGCCCTCCATGCGACAGAGTCTGATGCCCGTCCTCGCACCGCCAAGTGCGACTGCCAGTGGTCCGTCCAGCGCCAGGGATTCCAGCCAGTCGGCGATGGAGCTGCCCGTGCCGGAGCGACCGGGTGAGCGCAAGGAACAGGATCGCGAGCAGGTGGGCGATGTGGCGCGATCGCCGCAGCCACCGGCCAAGCAGCTCAAGAATCGCCTAAGTGTGGGCGTGCCCCACCCGCCCATCGGGCATCAGAAGCCCAAATGGGCGGAAGGAACTAACGGAACTGAGAAGTGA
- the LOC120456943 gene encoding rho GTPase-activating protein gacT yields the protein MLCTYICTYVQGKVEYAHFVCMPRPGVDDAARCCWMRWPRPPSKRGLVPRHRLPVTQSVAHFAAALRTQHNAHIPYPLRRRIGEMAWLPSSSNGADNADERSTASSGSSGHSQPNESPRSGHLNGNNGGIRDTADAGRHPPALLRHATPHLQPKTESVSDGDGDAELSDFSLNDTEEDEEDLRDYIVLNGNQADGNRSLSSSPRSHSRNGLLTAPASSGSSVGGSGGGGSGGGGNGSGGNASSGGGSGGGATGGVRKVFTNTRERWRQQNVSGAFAELRKLVPTHPPDKKLSKNEILRSAIKYIKLLTGILEWQQRQAPAHPIRAQLEPNNNDNRMANGHAAAVEHLEHQDVPSVRHIKCERTDGQMHRNGIGSGHGHGNGNTGNDLLMIAPGPIVKSELLLESPLPLGHPLAGPPLQLATAPLAMADQTRISGPGSGVKSASGRSSKRRLKPEGGATDLSLGKRRRT from the exons ATGCtctgtacatacatatgtacatatgtacaagGCAAGGTCGAGTACGCCCATTTTGTGTGTATGCCTCGTCCGGGGGTGGATGATGCTGCCCGATGCTGCTGGATGCGTTGGCCCCGCCCTCCGTCCAAAAGGGGGTTGGTTCCCAGACACAGATTGCCAGTTACCCAGTCGGTTGCTCACTTCGCTGCGGCGCTTCGAACGCAACACAACGCACATATCCCATATCCACTTCGCCGGCGAATCGGAGAAATGGCCTGGCTACCGAGCAGCTCGAATGGAGCGGACAACGCGGACGAACGGAGCACGGCCTCGAGCGGCTCCTCCGGACACAGCCAGCCCAATGAGTCACCGCGTTCTGGGCACCTGAATGGCAACAATGGAGGCATACGGGACACTGCCGACGCCGGCAGGCATCCGCCCGCCCTGCTGCGACATGCCACGCCCCACTTGCAGCCCAAGACGGAGTCCGTGTccgacggcgacggcgacgcGGAGCTCTCCGACTTCTCGCTCAACGACacggaggaggacgaggaggatcTACGCGACTACATCGTTCTCAATGGCAACCAGGCGGATG GGAATCGCTCACTGTCTAGTTCGCCGCGCAGTCACTCCCGCAACGGACTGCTCACCGCGCCGGCCAGCTCGGGAAGCTCAGTTGGTGGGAGCGGCGGTGGCGGTAGCGGTGGCGGAGGCAATGGCTCCGGGGGCAATGCATCCagtggcggcggcagcggcggagGAGCCACTGGCGGCGTACGCAAGGTGTTCACCAACACCAGGGAGCGTTGGCGGCAGCAAAACGTGTCCGGCGCCTTTGCGGAGCTGCGGAAGCTGGTGCCCACGCATCCGCCGGACAAGAAGCTATCAAAGAACGAGATCCTGCGCTCGGCCATCAAGTACATAAAGCTGCTGACGGGAATCCTCGAGTGGCAGCAGCGACAGGCCCCCGCGCATCCAATCCGGGCTCAACTGGAGCCGAACAACAACGACAATCGGATGGCCAACGGTCATGCGGCGGCCGTGGAGCATCTGGAGCACCAGGATGTTCCATCTGTGCGGCATATCAAGTGTGAACGCACCGACGGCCAGATGCACAGGAATGGAATTGGGAgcggacacggacacggaaACGGGAATACGGGCAACGACCTGCTAATGATTGCCCCGGGACCCATTGTGAAAAGCGAGCTCCTCCTGGAGTCACCACTGCCCCTGGGACATCCGCTAGCCGGACCACCCCTTCAACTGGCCACTGCGCCGCTGGCCATGGCGGATCAGACTCGGATCAGCGGCCCAGGATCCGGTGTCAAGTCGGCCAGCGGGCGGAGCAGCAAGCGACGCCTCAAGCCGGAAGGTGGGGCCACCGATCTCAGCCTGGGCAAACGCCGCAGGACGTAG
- the LOC120456663 gene encoding protein kinase shaggy isoform X6 has protein sequence MRKLEHCNIVKLLYFFYSSGEKRDEVFLNLVLEYIPETVYKVARQYAKTKQTIPINFIRLYMYQLFRSLAYIHSLGICHRDIKPQNLLLDPETAVLKLCDFGSAKQLLHGEPNVSYICSRYYRAPELIFGAINYTTKIDVWSAGCVLAELLLGQPIFPGDSGVDQLVEVIKVLGTPTREQIREMNPNYTEFKFPQIKSHPWQKVFRIRTPTEAINLVSLLLEYTPSARITPLKACAHPFFDELRMEGNHTLPNGREMPPLFNFTEHELSIQPSLVPQLLPKHLQNASGPGANRSSAGGAASAAASGSTSVSSTGSGASAEGSAQPQQSQGTAAAAGSGSGGATAGTGGASAGGVPGSGNNSSSGGASGAPTAVTAGANAAVAGGAGGGGGAGAATAAATAAGAIGATNAGGANVTGSQSNSALNSSGSGGSGNGEAAGSGSGSGSGSGSGGGNGGSGGDNDAGDSGAAASGAGGGAPETEAAASG, from the exons ATGCGCAAATTGGAGCATTGTAATATTGTGAAGCTTTTGTACTTTTTCTATTCGAGTGGTGAAAAG CGTGATGAAGTATTTTTGAATTTAGTCCTCGAATATATACCAGAAACCGTATACAAAGTGGCTCGCCAATATGCCAAAACCAAGCAAACGATACCAATCAACTTTATTCGG CTCTACATGTATCAACTGTTCAGAAGTTTGGCCTACATCCACTCGCTGGGCATTTGCCATCGTGATATCAAGCCGCAGAATCTTCTGCTCGATCCGGAGACGGCTGTGCTGAAGCTCTGTGACTTTGGCAGCGCCAAACAGCTGCTGCACGGCGAGCCGAATGTGTCGTATATCTGCTCCCGGTATTACCGCGCCCCCGAGCTCATCTTTGGCGCCATCAATTATACAACAAAGATCG ATGTGTGGAGTGCCGGTTGCGTTTTGGCCGAGTTACTGCTGGGCCAGCCCATCTTCCCTGGCGATTCCGGTGTGGATCAGCTCGTCGAGGTCATCAAGGTCCTGGGCACACCGACAAGAGAACAGATACGCGAGATGAATCCAAACTACACGGAATTCAAGTTCCCCCAGATTAAGAGTCATCCATGGCAGAAA GTTTTCCGTATACGCACTCCTACAGAAGCTATCAACTTGGTGTCCCTGCTGCTTGAGTACACGCCTAGTGCCCGGATCACACCGCTCAAGGCCTGTGCACATCCGTTCTTCGATGAGCTGCGCATGGAGGGCAACCACACCTTGCCCAACGGCCGCGAGATGCCGCCGCTATTCAACTTCACAGAGCATG AGCTCTCCATACAGCCCAGCCTAGTGCCGCAGTTGTTGCCCAAGCATCTGCAGAACGCATCCGGACCTGGCGCCAATCGATCCTCGGCGGGCGGAGCAGCCTCTGCTGCGGCCAGCGGCTCCACCAGCGTCTCGTCAACGGGCAGTGGCGCCTCGGCGGAAGGCTCCGCCCAGCCACAACAGTCGCAGGGCACAGCAGCCGCTGCGGGCTCCGGATCGGGCGGAGCAACAGCAGGCACCGGCGGAGCGAGTGCCGGCGGAGTGCCCGGTTctggcaacaacagcagcagcggcggagCATCCGGAGCGCCGACCGCCGTCACTGCCGGCGCCAATGCCGCCGTCGCTggcggtgctggtggtggtggtggagctgGCGCAGCGACCGCAGCTGCCACAGCAGCTGGCGCTATAGGCGCGACTAATGCCGGCGGCGCCAATGTAACAG GTTCGCAGTCGAACAGCGCCCTGaacagcagcggcagtggcggcagcggcaacggCGAGGCAGCCGGCTCGGGCTCCGGATCCGGTTCGGGATCGGGATCAGGAGGCGGGAATGGCGGTAGTGGCGGCGATAACGACGCTGGCGACAGTGGAGCAGCCGCatctggagctggaggaggagcaccGGAAACCGAGGCAGCGGCGTCGGGTTAG